In Gemmatimonadota bacterium, one genomic interval encodes:
- a CDS encoding ABC transporter permease — translation MLVLIIKRLLWMIPTMVIISFISFSIIQLPPGDYLTSYIAALGETGETVDEAQAAALRARYNLDQPFMVQYWRWLKGMVQGDLGMSFEWNRPVTELIGERILLTSIISIVTLLVTWALAIPVGIYSAVKQYSLPDYCFTFLGFIGLATPNFLLALIFMYIGYSVFGVSAGGLFSPEYQSAAWSFGKFLDLLWHLWIPVIVIGTSGTAGLIRVMRGNLLDELRKQYVMTARAKGVRYWVLLMRYPVRVALNPLVSTVGWVLPGIVSGATITSVVLGLPTTGPLLLRALMNQDMYLAGSMVMMLSLLTLVGTLISDILLLWLDPRIRYEEGEH, via the coding sequence ATGCTCGTCCTCATTATCAAACGCTTACTTTGGATGATTCCCACTATGGTAATCATCTCATTTATTTCGTTTTCAATTATCCAGCTTCCACCGGGGGATTATCTCACGTCGTATATTGCTGCGCTGGGTGAGACGGGAGAGACGGTGGATGAGGCACAGGCTGCGGCACTGCGGGCGCGGTACAATCTCGATCAGCCTTTTATGGTGCAATACTGGCGGTGGTTGAAAGGTATGGTGCAGGGCGATTTGGGGATGTCGTTTGAGTGGAATCGGCCCGTGACAGAGCTGATTGGCGAACGCATTTTGCTGACGTCTATTATTTCGATTGTGACGCTGCTGGTGACGTGGGCACTGGCGATTCCGGTTGGGATTTATTCGGCTGTGAAGCAGTATTCACTGCCGGATTATTGTTTTACATTTTTGGGCTTTATCGGGCTTGCAACGCCCAATTTTTTGCTCGCGCTCATTTTTATGTACATCGGGTATTCCGTGTTTGGGGTGAGTGCGGGCGGGTTGTTTTCACCGGAGTATCAGAGTGCGGCGTGGTCTTTTGGCAAATTTCTCGATTTGCTCTGGCATTTGTGGATCCCTGTGATTGTGATTGGCACGTCGGGTACGGCGGGCTTGATACGGGTGATGCGGGGCAATTTGCTGGATGAATTGCGGAAGCAATACGTGATGACTGCCCGCGCTAAAGGCGTGCGCTACTGGGTGTTGCTGATGCGGTATCCGGTGCGTGTGGCGCTCAATCCGCTCGTCAGTACTGTGGGATGGGTTTTGCCGGGCATTGTGTCTGGGGCGACGATTACGTCGGTGGTGTTGGGCTTGCCGACGACGGGTCCGCTGTTGTTGCGCGCGCTGATGAATCAGGATATGTATCTGGCGGGTAGTATGGTGATGATGTTGAGCCTGTTGACGCTTGTCGGTACGCTCATTTCAGACATTTTGTTGTTGTGGCTCGATCCGCGCATTCGCTACGAAGAGGGGGAGCATTAG
- a CDS encoding ABC transporter permease yields MAMPRREEVVGQDVLTEETEAYAASQWQLMWWKFRKHHLAMAAGMVIVALYVVAVFCEFLAPYTLNHRQVAYAFAPPQRLQFVSDEGVHFWPFVYGIKGVRHPETLRKFYIEDRSQRYAVRLFVRGAPYRFWGLFETDIHLFGVDDGGTLFLLGTDHLGRDLLSRIIYGSRISLTIGLVGVTLSFVFGLVIGVVSGYYGGWIDNLIQRGIEILRSFPSIPLWMALAAALPSSWSPLQIYMGITVVLSFIGWTGLARQVRGKILSLREEDFATAALLAGASRWRIMTRHLLPSFMSHIIVSLTLAVPGMILGETSLSFLGLGLRPPVTSWGVLLKEAQNVQAVAFQPWLLTPVIFVIITVLAFNFVGDGLRDAADPYSR; encoded by the coding sequence ATGGCTATGCCCAGACGGGAAGAGGTTGTCGGACAAGATGTGCTGACTGAGGAAACGGAAGCCTATGCCGCGTCTCAGTGGCAGTTGATGTGGTGGAAGTTTCGCAAGCACCATCTGGCAATGGCTGCGGGTATGGTTATTGTTGCGCTTTATGTGGTGGCTGTGTTTTGCGAGTTTTTGGCGCCTTATACGCTCAATCATCGGCAGGTCGCCTATGCGTTTGCTCCGCCTCAGCGTTTGCAATTTGTGTCGGATGAGGGCGTGCATTTCTGGCCGTTTGTGTATGGGATCAAGGGCGTGCGGCATCCGGAAACGCTTCGGAAGTTCTATATCGAAGACCGCTCGCAACGCTATGCCGTACGGTTGTTTGTGCGAGGCGCACCCTATCGGTTCTGGGGCTTGTTTGAGACGGATATCCATCTTTTTGGCGTTGATGATGGGGGGACGCTTTTTCTGTTGGGTACGGATCATCTCGGGCGGGATTTGCTTTCGAGGATTATTTACGGTTCGCGCATTTCGCTGACGATAGGGCTGGTGGGGGTGACACTGAGTTTTGTGTTTGGTCTGGTGATCGGCGTGGTGTCCGGGTACTACGGGGGTTGGATCGACAATCTCATTCAGCGCGGGATTGAGATTCTCAGGTCTTTTCCGTCTATTCCGCTGTGGATGGCTCTGGCTGCGGCACTGCCTTCATCGTGGTCGCCCTTGCAGATCTATATGGGCATTACGGTTGTGTTGTCCTTTATTGGGTGGACGGGTTTGGCGCGGCAGGTGCGCGGGAAAATTTTGTCGTTGCGCGAAGAGGATTTCGCAACTGCTGCATTGCTTGCCGGCGCGAGTCGCTGGCGGATTATGACGCGGCATTTACTGCCTTCGTTTATGAGCCATATTATCGTGAGTTTGACGCTCGCTGTACCGGGTATGATTTTGGGCGAGACTTCGCTGAGTTTTCTCGGTCTTGGGCTGCGTCCGCCGGTGACGAGTTGGGGCGTGCTGTTGAAAGAGGCGCAAAATGTTCAGGCTGTGGCTTTTCAGCCGTGGCTTTTGACGCCTGTGATTTTTGTAATTATTACTGTGCTCGCATTTAATTTTGTAGGCGACGGTCTGCGTGACGCCGCCGATCCTTATTCACGTTAG
- a CDS encoding aldolase/citrate lyase family protein, whose protein sequence is MELRQNRVKHKLRRGEQAYIAGGFTHADDIDAFGPANFDGIWIEGEHGPMVFDELGNLTRACDLWGMTSIVRVNRNDQTLIYRTLDRGAQGIVVPHVNTREEAENVVAGGRFAPIGQRGMFTSRQGYGVADYFAKANDEVLLTILIEDIVAVENLDEILTVDQIDVFFVAPSDLGASMGYIGDLENKVVQKTIDDALAKIIASGRVAGTMTSSDNVGKFAAAGVQMMLVNSTGWLQEGAKAFMARAREAV, encoded by the coding sequence ATGGAACTTCGACAGAATCGGGTAAAACACAAGTTGCGACGAGGCGAACAGGCGTATATCGCCGGTGGATTTACGCACGCGGATGATATCGACGCATTTGGTCCCGCGAATTTTGATGGGATATGGATTGAGGGTGAGCACGGCCCTATGGTTTTTGACGAGTTGGGCAATCTCACACGCGCCTGTGATCTGTGGGGCATGACGTCGATTGTGCGCGTGAATCGCAATGATCAGACGCTTATTTATCGCACGCTGGACAGGGGCGCGCAGGGTATTGTGGTGCCGCATGTGAATACGCGCGAAGAAGCGGAAAATGTCGTGGCTGGTGGGCGGTTCGCGCCCATTGGGCAGCGCGGTATGTTCACGAGCCGGCAGGGCTATGGTGTTGCGGATTATTTTGCAAAGGCCAATGACGAAGTGTTGCTCACCATTTTGATTGAAGACATCGTCGCGGTGGAGAATCTGGATGAGATTCTGACTGTGGATCAGATCGATGTGTTTTTTGTGGCGCCTTCAGACCTGGGGGCGTCGATGGGGTATATTGGCGATTTGGAAAATAAAGTGGTGCAAAAGACGATTGACGACGCGCTTGCAAAGATTATCGCGTCGGGGCGTGTTGCGGGTACGATGACCTCGTCGGACAATGTGGGGAAATTTGCCGCTGCCGGGGTGCAGATGATGCTGGTGAATAGCACCGGGTGGTTGCAAGAGGGTGCGAAGGCGTTTATGGCGAGAGCAAGAGAGGCCGTGTGA
- a CDS encoding ABC transporter ATP-binding protein has product MDHVLTINNLKTHFFLDEGTVRAVDGVTMDIPRGKTVGIVGESGCGKSVTAFSALRLVSSPGRIVEGEIVLHRPDREIYLTDLDEEGEDIRAIRGHEIAMIFQEPMTSLSPVHTVGFQIVEAIRLHLDLRGEEARSLAVNMLDRVGIPDAERRFAQYPHEMSGGMRQRVMIAMALSCRPSLLIADEPTTALDVTIQAQILDLMRDLQDEFQMSIMLITHDLGVVAEMADEVAVMYMGRIVEHAATEEIFENPKHPYTQALMQSIPGMSRARKTRLQTILGSVPDPYTQLQGCPFHPRCEVAQDGVCNAGDRPELLAVGDGHAVACVLYGEDVRDA; this is encoded by the coding sequence TTGGACCATGTGTTGACCATAAATAATTTGAAGACGCACTTTTTTCTCGATGAGGGAACGGTTCGCGCAGTGGATGGCGTGACGATGGATATTCCCCGGGGGAAGACGGTGGGTATTGTGGGGGAGAGTGGGTGCGGGAAGAGTGTGACGGCTTTTTCGGCATTGCGCCTGGTGTCATCGCCCGGGCGAATTGTGGAGGGGGAGATTGTTTTGCACCGTCCCGACCGCGAGATTTATTTGACGGATCTGGACGAGGAGGGCGAGGATATTCGCGCGATTCGCGGGCATGAGATTGCGATGATTTTTCAGGAGCCGATGACGTCGCTGAGTCCGGTGCATACGGTGGGGTTTCAAATTGTGGAGGCGATTCGGTTGCATCTCGATTTGCGGGGTGAAGAAGCGCGGTCACTCGCCGTAAATATGCTGGATCGGGTTGGGATTCCGGATGCGGAGCGGCGGTTTGCACAATATCCGCACGAGATGAGCGGTGGGATGCGACAGCGCGTGATGATTGCCATGGCGCTTTCGTGCCGTCCATCACTGTTGATTGCCGATGAACCCACGACGGCATTAGATGTCACGATTCAGGCACAGATACTGGATTTGATGCGCGATTTGCAAGACGAATTTCAGATGTCGATTATGTTGATTACACACGATTTGGGTGTGGTCGCGGAAATGGCAGATGAGGTTGCGGTGATGTATATGGGGCGCATTGTGGAACACGCGGCGACAGAGGAGATTTTTGAAAATCCCAAACACCCCTATACGCAGGCGCTGATGCAATCTATCCCGGGAATGAGCCGGGCGAGAAAGACGCGGTTGCAGACGATCTTGGGATCTGTGCCCGATCCCTATACGCAATTGCAGGGGTGTCCTTTTCATCCGCGATGTGAAGTAGCACAGGACGGGGTGTGCAATGCGGGCGATAGGCCAGAACTGCTCGCTGTTGGAGATGGGCATGCGGTTGCGTGTGTGTTGTATGGAGAGGATGTGCGCGATGCGTGA
- a CDS encoding ATP-binding cassette domain-containing protein codes for MREQNALLRVRDLRKHFPITRGFFNTVVGQVKAVDGVSFDLFEGECLGLVGESGSGKTTVGRTILRAIAPTAGEVWFRKDSEEVNVARAPHDVLKSLRRDMQMIFQDPYASLNPRMTVLDIIGEPLLVNGVADRHERETRVRELLAQVGLNPHFLRRYPHAFSGGQRQRIGIARALALHPRLIVADEPVSALDVSVQAQVLNLLQELQEQFGLTYLFVAHDLSVVRHISDRVAVMYVGKVVELAPVDQLFQSPAHPYTEALLSAVPNPDPRRKKKRVLLSGEVADPGDTPSGCAFHPRCSYAEDRCKEEVPELREIAPGHAVRCHLSDVLQLEGMTG; via the coding sequence ATGCGTGAACAGAACGCCTTGTTGCGAGTGCGCGATCTGAGAAAGCATTTTCCTATTACGCGTGGTTTTTTCAATACGGTTGTCGGCCAGGTCAAAGCCGTAGATGGCGTGAGTTTTGATTTGTTCGAGGGGGAGTGCCTGGGGCTGGTAGGAGAAAGTGGATCGGGTAAAACAACGGTTGGGCGCACGATTTTGCGGGCGATAGCTCCCACGGCTGGCGAGGTGTGGTTCCGCAAGGATAGCGAGGAGGTCAATGTTGCACGGGCACCCCACGATGTGCTCAAGTCGCTGCGCCGAGATATGCAGATGATTTTTCAAGATCCCTACGCCTCTTTGAATCCGCGTATGACGGTGCTCGATATTATTGGTGAACCGCTGCTGGTCAATGGGGTCGCAGATCGCCACGAACGGGAGACGCGCGTGCGGGAATTGCTCGCTCAGGTGGGGTTGAATCCCCATTTTTTGCGGCGGTATCCACACGCTTTTAGCGGGGGGCAGCGGCAGCGTATTGGCATTGCGAGGGCACTGGCATTGCATCCCAGGTTGATCGTGGCGGATGAACCCGTTTCCGCGCTGGATGTCTCTGTGCAGGCGCAGGTGCTCAATTTGCTTCAGGAGTTGCAAGAACAGTTCGGGTTGACCTATTTGTTTGTCGCGCACGATTTGAGTGTGGTGCGCCATATTTCCGACCGCGTGGCGGTGATGTATGTGGGTAAGGTTGTGGAATTGGCTCCGGTTGATCAGCTTTTTCAAAGTCCGGCGCATCCCTATACCGAGGCACTTTTGTCGGCGGTGCCCAATCCAGATCCCAGGCGAAAGAAGAAGCGCGTTTTGCTGTCTGGCGAGGTGGCGGATCCCGGGGATACGCCTTCGGGCTGTGCGTTCCATCCGCGCTGTTCTTATGCTGAGGATCGATGTAAGGAGGAAGTTCCAGAATTGCGCGAGATCGCGCCAGGGCATGCGGTGCGCTGTCATTTGAGCGATGTATTGCAGTTGGAGGGAATGACGGGATAG
- a CDS encoding VOC family protein, translated as MKIEHIAFVVDDPDVVAKWYCDNLGMRVVRQGPPPIKMTFVADSEGTTMYELYHQPEVETPDYASMHHLALHFAYATEDIEADFARLKAAGATVVQEPTPTDAGDTLAMLRDPWGVCVQLVHRKEKML; from the coding sequence ATGAAGATTGAACACATTGCTTTTGTGGTTGATGATCCCGATGTGGTTGCAAAGTGGTATTGCGATAATCTGGGTATGCGCGTTGTGCGCCAGGGGCCACCACCCATCAAGATGACGTTTGTGGCGGATTCGGAAGGGACGACGATGTACGAGCTTTATCATCAGCCAGAGGTGGAGACGCCAGACTATGCTTCGATGCACCATCTGGCACTGCATTTTGCTTATGCTACTGAGGATATTGAGGCCGATTTTGCGCGTTTGAAAGCTGCGGGCGCAACGGTTGTGCAGGAACCCACGCCTACGGATGCAGGGGATACGCTGGCGATGCTGCGCGATCCCTGGGGCGTTTGCGTGCAACTGGTGCATCGCAAAGAGAAGATGCTTTGA
- a CDS encoding Ldh family oxidoreductase, with protein MPVLDVERLKGACTQVFEGAGLGAEEARQIAHSLVLSNLMGHDSHGVIRLVQYVQALEEGRVHAGQEIAVVREADASAVVDGGWGFGQTVCHQAMALAMEKAKQRSVAVVELFNSGHIGRLGEYVEVAAEAEMIGIVMCNNHGGGLLQHPFGGIDARMSPNPIAVGIPTGGDFPIVVDLTTSVVAEGKIRVKRNLGESLPEGWVIDAEGDPTTDPAKFYGPPRGAILPFGGISAHKGYALSVVVDVLSGALGGGGCSREGGLSGGNGVFIMALDIGAFVGRDHFSDEMQSFVQFLKSARLAPGFDEILMPGEMEARMRREKEAHGVDIDDETWRQICETGQAVGITLE; from the coding sequence ATGCCTGTTCTGGATGTTGAAAGGCTCAAAGGGGCCTGTACACAGGTGTTTGAAGGCGCTGGTCTGGGCGCGGAAGAAGCGCGCCAGATTGCGCATTCGCTGGTGTTGTCCAATTTAATGGGGCACGATTCCCACGGTGTGATTCGCCTGGTGCAATACGTTCAGGCACTTGAGGAAGGGCGCGTGCATGCCGGGCAAGAGATCGCGGTTGTGCGCGAGGCCGATGCTTCGGCAGTTGTCGATGGTGGTTGGGGGTTTGGACAAACTGTTTGCCATCAGGCTATGGCGTTGGCAATGGAGAAGGCAAAACAGCGGTCGGTTGCCGTGGTCGAACTTTTCAATAGCGGGCATATTGGGCGTTTGGGTGAATATGTGGAGGTCGCTGCCGAGGCCGAGATGATCGGTATTGTGATGTGCAATAATCACGGTGGGGGATTGCTTCAGCATCCGTTTGGCGGCATTGACGCGCGCATGTCGCCCAATCCCATTGCTGTCGGTATTCCCACGGGAGGCGATTTTCCGATTGTGGTGGATTTGACCACGAGTGTTGTCGCGGAAGGGAAAATCCGGGTGAAGCGCAATTTGGGGGAATCGCTGCCCGAAGGCTGGGTTATTGATGCAGAGGGCGATCCGACGACGGATCCGGCAAAGTTTTACGGTCCACCCAGAGGGGCTATTTTGCCTTTTGGCGGGATTTCTGCGCATAAGGGCTACGCGCTTTCTGTGGTGGTCGATGTTTTGTCTGGCGCACTCGGTGGCGGTGGTTGTAGTCGCGAGGGCGGGCTTTCTGGCGGCAATGGGGTGTTTATTATGGCGCTCGATATTGGGGCTTTTGTCGGACGCGATCATTTTAGCGATGAGATGCAATCCTTTGTACAATTTTTGAAAAGTGCCCGGCTCGCACCCGGGTTTGATGAAATTTTGATGCCGGGCGAGATGGAAGCGCGCATGCGGCGAGAGAAAGAAGCCCATGGTGTGGATATAGATGATGAGACTTGGCGACAGATTTGTGAAACGGGACAGGCAGTTGGTATAACTTTAGAGTAA
- a CDS encoding ferredoxin--NADP reductase: MPKDELNAVVTQRLEVTPDLIILRVVPDGWELPAFEAGQFGVIGLPPDAPRTEYSDPVEDYEKPQRGLIRRAYSIASSSVATEYLEFYITLVRSGALTPRLFALEIGDRLWLGPKITGMFTLQDVPPNKNVVMVATGTGLAPYMSMLRTYLRENTERRFVVLHGARHSWDLGYRSELEMMQDLRANFIYIPQISRPANEHVAWSGYTGYVQNLWTDGPLDEVWGGHPTPEDTHVFVCGNPYMCDDVTEILISEGFKEHKRRDPGQIHIERYW; this comes from the coding sequence TTGCCGAAGGATGAACTCAATGCCGTTGTGACACAACGTCTCGAAGTGACCCCCGATTTGATTATTCTTCGCGTTGTGCCCGACGGATGGGAATTGCCGGCTTTTGAAGCCGGACAATTTGGCGTGATCGGATTGCCTCCTGATGCACCCCGCACAGAGTATTCAGATCCTGTCGAAGATTATGAGAAGCCGCAGAGAGGCTTGATCCGGCGGGCGTATTCTATTGCATCTTCTTCGGTGGCAACAGAGTACCTCGAGTTTTATATTACTCTGGTGAGATCGGGGGCATTGACACCCAGGCTTTTTGCGCTCGAAATTGGCGACCGCCTCTGGTTGGGTCCAAAAATTACGGGTATGTTTACACTGCAAGATGTTCCGCCGAATAAAAATGTCGTGATGGTGGCGACGGGTACGGGATTGGCGCCTTATATGAGTATGTTGCGGACTTATTTGCGGGAAAACACGGAGCGGCGTTTTGTGGTGTTGCACGGGGCGCGGCATTCATGGGATTTGGGATATCGGTCAGAATTGGAGATGATGCAAGATTTACGCGCTAATTTTATTTATATCCCCCAGATTAGTCGTCCGGCAAATGAGCATGTGGCGTGGAGCGGATATACGGGTTATGTGCAGAATTTGTGGACAGATGGTCCGCTTGATGAGGTCTGGGGGGGACATCCAACACCGGAAGATACGCATGTGTTTGTATGCGGTAATCCCTATATGTGCGATGATGTGACAGAAATTTTAATTTCAGAGGGTTTTAAGGAACACAAGCGGAGAGATCCCGGGCAGATACATATAGAACGCTATTGGTGA
- a CDS encoding NAD(P)/FAD-dependent oxidoreductase: MGEDKSFDAIVLGAGHNGLILQAYLCRAGLNVICLERTDKPGGGLATVEDPRYPGFLHNTHSFFHRAITQMPWFGDLHLERYGARYIEPELNVALVLRNGDVLKWYTDFERTEDSFARFSKRDAQTLRRWRDAFDPVVRNILSVEAQAPPLPEELRQEILSRTREGKMLLEVSALSPHEFVSREFEHPVIRAGLLFFNGLREVDLRASGFGHHIPALLASKGKAQMCVGGSAGLARALVAAISDMGGEIWLQTEPGRIVVENNRVKGVETVDGKYIKAPVVISSLNPHQTFLDLIDRDALPETWQNRVERFQYNVLAPLFALHLNLSESPRYRALEKHPEVADALMVILGLEHADQYGDIVTHHEKGTIPPTVMWGACPTHFDTTQAPLGKHTAFMWQKLPFYLYGDSANWDRQRDAVGRDMLDMWSEYAPNLRDCVIDSFVRSPLDVERALTNMRDGDLLVGAFTNGQTGYNRPFPGAGHYRGCFEGLYLCGSCCHPGGNVTGLPGYNAAQVIHSDLGIAASWIPDPVDVALGG, encoded by the coding sequence ATGGGAGAGGATAAAAGCTTTGATGCGATTGTGCTGGGCGCTGGGCACAATGGCCTCATTTTGCAGGCGTATTTGTGTCGCGCAGGACTCAATGTGATTTGCCTGGAGAGAACGGATAAACCCGGAGGCGGGCTGGCGACTGTTGAAGACCCCCGTTATCCGGGTTTTTTGCACAATACGCATTCTTTTTTTCATCGCGCGATCACGCAAATGCCGTGGTTTGGCGATTTGCACCTGGAACGGTATGGCGCGCGCTATATTGAACCCGAACTGAATGTGGCGCTTGTGCTGAGAAATGGCGATGTGCTGAAATGGTACACGGATTTTGAACGCACGGAAGACAGTTTTGCGCGGTTTAGCAAGCGGGATGCACAGACACTTCGGCGATGGCGCGATGCGTTTGATCCCGTTGTACGCAATATTCTGTCTGTAGAGGCACAGGCACCGCCTTTGCCGGAAGAACTGAGGCAGGAGATTTTGTCGCGAACCCGAGAGGGGAAGATGTTGCTCGAAGTCAGCGCGCTTTCCCCGCACGAGTTTGTGAGTCGGGAATTTGAACATCCGGTTATTCGAGCTGGATTGTTGTTTTTCAATGGGCTGCGCGAAGTGGATTTGCGCGCCTCGGGGTTTGGACACCATATACCGGCTTTGCTGGCGAGCAAGGGGAAAGCTCAGATGTGTGTGGGCGGTTCCGCAGGGCTGGCGCGCGCGCTGGTTGCCGCTATTTCTGATATGGGCGGCGAGATATGGTTGCAAACCGAACCCGGGCGCATTGTGGTGGAAAATAATCGCGTTAAGGGCGTTGAGACGGTAGATGGCAAGTATATCAAAGCACCTGTGGTCATATCCAGCTTGAATCCCCATCAGACGTTTCTCGATTTGATTGACCGCGATGCGTTGCCCGAGACGTGGCAAAACCGAGTCGAGAGATTTCAGTACAATGTGCTGGCTCCGCTGTTCGCACTCCATTTGAATTTGAGTGAATCGCCGCGTTATCGAGCTTTAGAAAAACACCCGGAGGTGGCGGATGCGCTGATGGTTATTCTGGGGCTGGAACACGCGGATCAATATGGGGATATTGTCACTCACCACGAGAAGGGGACGATTCCGCCGACTGTGATGTGGGGGGCGTGTCCGACGCATTTTGACACAACGCAGGCTCCTTTGGGAAAACACACGGCGTTTATGTGGCAGAAGTTGCCGTTTTACCTGTATGGGGATTCTGCAAACTGGGATCGCCAGCGGGATGCGGTTGGTCGCGATATGCTGGATATGTGGTCTGAATACGCGCCCAATTTGAGGGATTGCGTGATCGATTCTTTTGTTCGCAGTCCACTGGATGTGGAACGCGCATTGACCAATATGCGGGATGGGGATTTGCTCGTTGGTGCGTTTACAAATGGGCAGACGGGTTATAACCGTCCTTTTCCCGGTGCCGGGCATTACCGGGGATGTTTTGAAGGACTGTATCTTTGTGGGTCCTGCTGCCATCCCGGCGGCAATGTAACCGGTTTGCCGGGGTATAATGCAGCACAGGTTATTCACAGCGATCTGGGCATTGCTGCTTCATGGATACCGGATCCCGTGGATGTGGCACTGGGGGGATAG
- a CDS encoding DNA adenine methylase yields the protein MPQNDEYKIINSPFKWVGGKSRLRKQIVALIPDHTCYVELFAGAAWVLFAKPPSKVEVLNDIDRELVNFFRVVKHKPEEFIQSFEWELVSRAEFERLANLDTTTLTDIERAHRFYYIIMAGWGGELHYPRFQTSITDGGHGNRLIGALKFLRKRIEPVYNRLQKVVVENMDWQKCFDRYDRAKTAMYIDPPYPGNNCNYLYNMRDWDDHCHLADRLRQSKCKWILSSYDVPEIHNMYDGYNILSVQSYSGMRVKKNDTSRKLNREVLITNFDPPKLEGEEARVEQLKILEGGSSYIK from the coding sequence ATGCCCCAGAATGACGAGTACAAAATCATAAATAGCCCATTTAAGTGGGTGGGCGGTAAATCGCGTTTGCGAAAGCAAATAGTTGCTCTAATTCCCGATCATACTTGCTATGTGGAACTTTTTGCCGGTGCTGCTTGGGTATTATTTGCCAAGCCACCCAGTAAGGTTGAAGTGCTCAATGACATAGATCGGGAACTGGTAAACTTTTTTCGTGTTGTAAAGCACAAACCCGAAGAATTTATCCAATCTTTCGAGTGGGAACTTGTGTCTCGTGCTGAATTTGAACGCCTCGCCAATTTAGATACGACGACATTAACAGACATAGAACGCGCACATCGTTTTTACTACATTATCATGGCTGGATGGGGCGGAGAACTACACTATCCTCGTTTTCAAACCAGTATCACTGATGGTGGGCATGGAAATCGGCTCATTGGTGCATTAAAATTCTTGCGAAAAAGAATTGAACCAGTCTATAACCGATTGCAAAAAGTAGTAGTCGAAAATATGGATTGGCAAAAGTGTTTTGACCGTTATGACCGTGCGAAGACCGCAATGTATATTGACCCACCATATCCTGGTAATAACTGTAATTACCTTTATAATATGAGAGATTGGGATGACCATTGCCATTTAGCTGACCGTTTACGCCAATCAAAATGCAAGTGGATCTTGTCATCCTACGATGTTCCGGAGATTCACAACATGTATGATGGCTATAATATCCTCTCAGTCCAATCCTACTCCGGAATGAGAGTGAAAAAAAATGATACCTCACGCAAACTCAACAGAGAAGTGCTAATCACAAATTTTGATCCTCCCAAATTGGAAGGTGAAGAAGCGAGAGTGGAACAACTAAAAATCCTCGAAGGCGGTTCTTCCTATATAAAGTAA
- a CDS encoding helix-turn-helix domain-containing protein, with the protein MQRFGKKLRILRTQHGLSLKALALKLGLSAHGYISELESGKKKPTAEFVLNAARLFDVSTDQLLKDELDLEENK; encoded by the coding sequence ATGCAAAGATTTGGTAAAAAATTGCGAATCTTACGCACGCAACATGGTCTGTCGCTCAAGGCATTGGCTCTTAAACTCGGCCTTAGTGCTCATGGATATATTAGTGAGCTTGAGTCTGGAAAAAAGAAGCCGACTGCAGAATTCGTGCTTAATGCCGCCCGTTTGTTCGATGTTAGCACCGACCAGCTTTTGAAAGATGAATTAGATTTGGAGGAGAACAAATGA